A portion of the Bdellovibrionales bacterium genome contains these proteins:
- a CDS encoding immunoglobulin domain-containing protein codes for MNGLNFAHRKVGHFVVADLKHWVFWKSHVPNAAKSMKGMGLDFIFVGQFIFGLKRLILVAIAVSIVSLFVLSCAKPLDASLKGGSNDQSSLCGKGTNPPCPAEIKIVSQSPASIQVVAGSPLSISVLAQGYQLTYQWYKDSQSIAQQTNSGISISSTDASVAGNYHVAISDGYGGIKLSNPIVVSVVPATNFFQPILTQQPSDLAVNTAQTATFAVTVSANPAPTYQWYYQGAPIANETGPTLRVYGATPAMSGIYNVVVQNNVGSVSSRAAKLTVTDCVATGIKFGASNTIANSVLAGWPVSNLVDNNPNSAYSSARTERSNPGAFQIQSRFSAAKSLQTVKLYPRLIGSKAYCFPARYEIYGALDDTFNNWQRLGIYTTQPAGSAPVALSYAGTSKYFGVLINPLELSSDELGGIYLQFGEIEVYDRDPRCL; via the coding sequence ATGAATGGGCTCAATTTTGCTCATCGAAAGGTAGGGCATTTTGTTGTGGCAGACTTGAAACACTGGGTATTTTGGAAATCTCACGTGCCAAATGCAGCAAAAAGCATGAAAGGAATGGGTCTGGATTTCATTTTTGTAGGTCAATTCATTTTTGGTTTGAAACGATTGATACTCGTTGCGATCGCTGTTTCGATCGTCTCATTGTTTGTTCTTTCATGTGCGAAACCACTGGATGCTTCCCTCAAAGGCGGAAGCAATGATCAGTCTTCTCTCTGTGGAAAGGGCACCAATCCACCTTGTCCTGCTGAAATCAAGATTGTTTCACAGAGCCCGGCATCCATCCAAGTTGTAGCAGGAAGCCCCTTGTCGATTTCTGTGTTGGCTCAGGGCTATCAGTTGACCTACCAATGGTACAAAGATTCCCAGTCAATTGCGCAGCAGACAAATTCAGGAATAAGTATCTCATCGACTGACGCCAGTGTAGCGGGGAATTATCACGTAGCGATATCTGATGGATACGGTGGGATAAAGTTATCAAATCCCATTGTTGTGAGTGTCGTTCCAGCGACGAATTTTTTTCAGCCTATTCTGACTCAGCAGCCCAGTGATCTCGCTGTCAATACCGCCCAGACGGCAACATTTGCAGTCACGGTGTCCGCAAATCCGGCGCCAACTTATCAGTGGTACTATCAGGGAGCTCCCATCGCAAACGAAACCGGACCAACACTGAGGGTCTACGGGGCGACGCCAGCGATGTCCGGCATTTACAATGTCGTTGTTCAAAATAATGTAGGAAGTGTATCCAGTCGGGCGGCTAAGCTCACTGTCACTGACTGTGTTGCCACCGGGATCAAGTTCGGCGCCTCCAATACAATCGCTAATAGTGTATTGGCTGGTTGGCCAGTTAGCAATCTCGTCGACAACAATCCCAATTCTGCGTATAGCTCGGCAAGGACAGAGAGGTCGAATCCAGGGGCCTTTCAAATTCAGTCGCGATTTTCTGCAGCCAAGAGTCTTCAGACCGTCAAATTATATCCGCGGTTAATTGGTTCCAAAGCCTATTGCTTTCCTGCCCGCTACGAAATTTACGGCGCTCTAGATGATACATTCAATAATTGGCAAAGGCTTGGTATTTATACCACTCAACCAGCTGGCAGCGCACCCGTGGCTCTGAGCTATGCTGGAACATCTAAGTATTTTGGAGTTCTCATTAATCCGCTTGAATTATCATCGGATGAGCTTGGTGGTATTTATTTGCAATTTGGCGAGATCGAAGTTTATGACAGAGATCCTCGCTGTCTGTGA
- the ahpC gene encoding peroxiredoxin: protein MNTLINTKIPDFTVQAYHNDSFKTVSRADLTGKWSIFFFYPADFTFVCPTELGDLADKYSQLKEMGVEVYSVSTDTHFVHKAWHDASETIKKIKYPMLADPTGHLSRAFGVHIEEAGLAYRGTFLVDPDGNIKLAEVQDNGIGRNADELVRKTKAALYVASHPGEVCPAKWQPGDKTLKPGLNLVGKI, encoded by the coding sequence ATGAACACACTGATCAATACAAAAATTCCAGATTTTACGGTTCAAGCCTATCACAACGATAGTTTTAAAACAGTGAGCAGAGCTGATCTCACTGGTAAGTGGTCGATATTTTTTTTCTATCCAGCTGATTTCACATTCGTGTGCCCTACCGAATTGGGTGATTTGGCCGACAAATACAGCCAATTAAAAGAGATGGGCGTAGAGGTCTATTCGGTCAGCACCGATACTCACTTTGTTCACAAGGCCTGGCACGACGCTTCCGAAACGATCAAAAAAATAAAATATCCTATGTTAGCAGATCCGACAGGTCACCTCTCTCGTGCTTTTGGAGTGCACATTGAGGAGGCGGGTTTGGCCTACCGAGGGACATTTCTCGTTGATCCAGACGGAAACATTAAGCTAGCCGAAGTCCAAGACAATGGCATTGGTCGAAACGCTGATGAGTTGGTCAGGAAGACAAAAGCCGCTTTGTATGTGGCAAGTCATCCCGGCGAAGTTTGTCCCGCAAAATGGCAGCCTGGAGATAAGACGTTAAAGCCTGGCTTAAATTTGGTTGGAAAAATCTAA
- a CDS encoding hydrogen peroxide-inducible genes activator, whose protein sequence is MKSKLNFSLTQLEYVVAVHKLGHFGKAAEACHVTQSTLSMQIQKLEEEFGVTLFDRSLKPCVLTESGEKLIEQIQTILFEARKIVDLIGSSQTDATQGSLSIGIIPTVAPYLLPRLLPILESNFPHLELQISEMQTHRIIEELERDGLDVGLLATPLGISKIHEQALYYEPFYVLCGNNHELSQRKRIRQSELKLKDIWLLAEGHCLRNQILDVCTIKQERGFRMKYRFESGSLETLKQLVDSYGGYTLLPYLATESIGPNSQVIPFERPIPAREIGLVYRRQHHKTILIGSLARGIADCLPSDLRKMRQKDLDVLPVER, encoded by the coding sequence GTGAAATCAAAACTCAACTTTTCTTTGACGCAGCTCGAATATGTTGTTGCAGTTCATAAGCTTGGACACTTTGGCAAAGCGGCAGAGGCTTGCCATGTAACTCAATCAACACTCAGCATGCAAATTCAAAAACTAGAGGAAGAATTTGGGGTCACTTTATTTGACAGAAGCTTAAAGCCATGTGTCCTCACTGAATCCGGAGAAAAACTCATTGAACAGATCCAGACAATTCTTTTCGAAGCTAGAAAAATCGTGGATTTAATCGGCTCAAGCCAAACGGATGCTACACAGGGGAGTCTCAGTATTGGAATTATTCCAACAGTAGCGCCCTATCTTTTGCCGCGTCTGTTGCCAATTTTGGAAAGCAATTTTCCTCACCTGGAGCTGCAAATCTCAGAGATGCAAACCCACCGCATAATCGAAGAATTGGAACGCGACGGTCTCGACGTTGGTTTGTTGGCTACTCCCCTTGGAATATCAAAAATTCACGAACAAGCGCTCTATTACGAGCCATTTTATGTTCTTTGTGGAAACAACCACGAACTCAGTCAACGAAAACGAATCCGACAGTCCGAGCTGAAGCTAAAGGATATCTGGTTACTCGCAGAGGGTCACTGTTTGCGCAATCAAATTTTAGATGTCTGTACAATTAAACAAGAAAGGGGGTTCCGGATGAAGTACCGTTTTGAAAGCGGAAGTCTTGAAACCCTGAAGCAATTGGTCGATTCCTATGGAGGATATACTTTACTCCCCTATCTTGCAACGGAGTCGATTGGACCAAATTCTCAGGTTATCCCCTTTGAACGCCCCATTCCCGCACGCGAGATTGGACTTGTCTATCGGCGCCAACACCACAAGACAATCCTCATCGGATCCCTCGCCCGAGGGATCGCCGATTGCCTTCCTTCTGATTTGAGAAAAATGCGGCAGAAGGATTTAGATGTCTTGCCCGTCGAACGGTAA
- the ahpF gene encoding alkyl hydroperoxide reductase subunit F: protein MLETQLHEQLKSLFLDLEGSVELMYEPSSHEDQTQLVELLDGVAATSSNVSSQLSVPSDGRQSRVPQFHFAYNGSRTGITFRGIPGGHEFSTLVLAILNADGKGKFPDSILIKRIKKLKGPISIKSYISLTCENCPDVVQALNQMSLLHASFRHEIIDGAYAPDEIEALGIQGVPSLVSNGKLIHSGRISLLDLLTKLEKEFGIVEGTEESVDLDLGHFDVAVIGGGPAGVSAAIYSVRKGLKTALIAEKFGGQVQETKGIENLISIPYTEGPQLAANLSQHVASYPIQVFENRKIRSLKSKEKKEIELESGEILSADSVIVATGAKWREIGIPGEREYLGRGVAFCPHCDGPFYKGKKVAVIGGGNSGVEAAIDLAGIVREVVLVEFMDQLKADNILVEKLKSLSNVSVITNAKSHQILGDGQKVHSMEYLDRKTEKMMKIDLDGIFIQIGLVPNSAFLRDVVELSKFGEVIVDGKGHTSVPGIYAAGDVTTTPYKQIIIAMGEGAKTALAAYEDRIHKTNS from the coding sequence ATGTTAGAGACGCAATTGCATGAACAGTTAAAATCCCTTTTTTTGGATCTTGAGGGCTCAGTGGAGCTCATGTATGAACCAAGTTCTCACGAGGACCAGACTCAGTTAGTTGAGTTACTCGATGGGGTTGCTGCGACCAGTTCAAATGTCTCGTCTCAATTGAGCGTTCCCTCCGACGGACGGCAGTCCAGAGTTCCACAGTTTCACTTCGCATATAATGGAAGCCGCACGGGAATTACCTTTAGAGGAATTCCCGGCGGTCATGAGTTCAGTACTCTCGTATTGGCCATATTGAATGCCGATGGAAAAGGGAAGTTTCCAGATTCAATCTTGATCAAACGAATCAAGAAACTCAAGGGACCTATTTCGATCAAGTCCTATATTTCTCTGACCTGCGAAAATTGTCCGGATGTGGTGCAGGCGCTCAATCAAATGTCTCTGCTGCATGCAAGTTTTCGCCACGAGATAATAGATGGTGCATACGCTCCAGATGAGATCGAGGCACTTGGCATTCAGGGAGTTCCGAGTCTTGTTTCGAACGGTAAACTGATTCATTCAGGCAGGATTAGTCTTTTAGATTTGTTAACCAAGCTCGAGAAGGAATTTGGAATAGTCGAGGGAACAGAGGAGTCCGTCGACTTAGATTTGGGTCATTTTGATGTGGCCGTCATAGGAGGAGGTCCGGCGGGAGTTTCCGCCGCCATCTACAGTGTTCGCAAAGGGCTTAAAACAGCCCTAATAGCAGAAAAATTTGGCGGTCAGGTCCAGGAAACCAAAGGAATAGAAAATCTCATATCAATTCCTTATACGGAAGGTCCTCAATTGGCTGCAAATTTGAGTCAACACGTGGCTTCTTATCCCATCCAGGTTTTCGAGAATAGAAAAATTCGAAGTCTTAAAAGTAAAGAGAAAAAGGAGATCGAATTAGAGAGCGGCGAGATTCTTTCCGCTGATTCGGTGATAGTTGCGACTGGGGCGAAGTGGCGAGAGATTGGCATCCCAGGAGAGCGAGAATACCTCGGGCGAGGAGTTGCCTTCTGTCCTCACTGTGACGGACCCTTCTATAAGGGAAAAAAGGTTGCTGTTATCGGAGGAGGTAATTCAGGAGTTGAAGCTGCAATTGATCTTGCTGGTATCGTGCGCGAAGTTGTATTGGTGGAGTTCATGGATCAGCTAAAAGCGGATAATATTTTGGTCGAAAAATTAAAATCGCTTTCTAATGTATCTGTTATCACCAATGCCAAATCCCATCAGATTCTGGGAGATGGCCAAAAAGTGCATTCGATGGAATATTTGGATAGAAAAACAGAGAAGATGATGAAAATTGATCTTGATGGCATTTTTATTCAGATTGGTCTGGTTCCGAATAGTGCTTTTTTAAGAGATGTCGTGGAATTGAGTAAATTTGGAGAAGTGATCGTAGATGGCAAGGGTCACACTTCGGTGCCTGGGATCTATGCGGCCGGAGATGTAACGACAACCCCCTACAAACAAATTATAATTGCCATGGGCGAGGGTGCCAAAACGGCTCTGGCGGCCTATGAAGATCGAATTCATAAAACGAATTCATAA